One Xenopus tropicalis strain Nigerian chromosome 8, UCB_Xtro_10.0, whole genome shotgun sequence genomic window carries:
- the rab25 gene encoding ras-related protein Rab-25, which translates to MGSEEEEFNFVFKVVLIGESGVGKTNLLSRFTRNEFNHDSRTTIGVEFSTRTLTIDGHLVKSQIWDTAGLERYRAITSAYYRGAVGALLVYDITKHQSYESVDRWLKELYDHADASIVVMLVGNKCDLKDEAQEVPSEEAKAYAERNGLLFIETSALDATNVELAFESILRDIYMRVLKSKGETQQPSTINLSKEASPTQSITLVTEQKRSCCQSV; encoded by the exons ATGGGCTCTGAGGAAGAAGAGTTTAACTTTGTCTTTAAAG TGGTTCTGATTGGAGAGTCCGGGGTGGGCAAAACCAACCTCCTCTCCAGGTTTACGAGGAACGAGTTCAACCACGACAGCCGCACCACCATTGGAGTGGAGTTCTCCACCCGCACGCTAACGATAGATGGGCACCTGGTGAAATCGCAGATCTGGGACACCGCTGGCTTGGAACGCTACAGAGCTATTACCTCTGC TTATTACAGGGGAGCAGTTGGGGCTCTCTTGGTCTATGATATCACCAAGCATCAGTCGTATGAAAGTGTGGACCGTTGGCTGAAGGAGCTTTATGACCATGCCGATGCCAGCATTGTAGTCATGTTGGTTGGGAACAAGTGTGACCTGAAGGATGAAGCCCAGGAGGTGCCATCAGAGGAGGCCAAGGCCTATGCAG AGAGGAACGGACTGCTCTTTATAGAGACGTCAGCCTTAGATGCCACCAACGTAGAACTGGCCTTTGAATCTATCCTGCGAG ATATCTACATGAGAGTTCTGAAGTCCAAGGGGGAAACTCAACAGCCAAGTACGATAAACCTGTCCAAAGAGGCTTCTCCTACCCAGTCGATCACCCTGGTGACTGAGCAGAAGAGATCTTGCTGCCAGAGCGTCTAG